One genomic window of Metopolophium dirhodum isolate CAU chromosome 4, ASM1992520v1, whole genome shotgun sequence includes the following:
- the LOC132943986 gene encoding angiomotin-like 2a isoform X1 → MSSPRSKPIAYRSYSTKTQSTKVLSGEYSGSESESFDDTNDGRRTAIRQEPQGQETHKDFSISSPSAYDTLIIHNDDGSRFSSGIPKYRYGNREEIKSQGHKNGGRQIVDMGVREITNIPDDYLSQSHVLKHLAKEVKVDPSKRDTNLSRWHDTDKNMRLPEYRPVPIRNLVKSKSQPNLGTGLLKIERSDTDPMRHTLGNTRKDQKMLSIVDCLMMENKSLKIELESCHQKVAKSYRLEQEVSKVYRSHQELVESSERRERLERTARLKLQAEVRRLQEANRSIIRDQSLSSSNIVDSNQMVKRENMIAQLITQNKDLLAAKDRQEIELAAQRATLEEQRTHIDILDTALTNAQSNVVRLEEECRKKQVHVERVAQLQRALSSLQLASDRREQTERKLRLQLERELRNERSRNNNASQDGSAENEPGESLPELKRMLREKDEKIMRLEGEVAKWEQRYLEESELRQAAIDAASVPKDAKIAALEKTGQESEKLIAEARSDKLKQMEEVHAAQKKVSELESRMKELESRLAERDAMIRVLQKKHSFEKDVSGSYPSICLSHHTPHSSLNTTDLTSDDLGFGSNNSYTSSVDSTYHHHHGNKYSSTNQSFDHKSLDDQLKELDSQLLNKRGLCCFPGFSHTGSLSRKTKTPQPLLEGVTGNFLGHRADDIMLLEKQGLCSQAQRQTQESRCGSLPPSSLPRPKRHRKSSSKVGEYGRLSDSDVKSKDVKKLGEYSHFNDSRKNSLNSLDTSSDASTAPNTPTECPSSVKFEPLERSLRQSPLPPDGRYRRSSRESDVITSRESSWTGPRESSSRNSVNRESRSSITRESPTRAIMVGPRDSPGKSILDPPRVMARESPGRSFYKDTQRSFIPPPRKIDFGNLGTPDSSKISNIESKLRIFSPGGVQGRRGSLQRDGIYKGDSNNKNGVRSLPTPNKYRIQF, encoded by the exons ATGAGTTCGCCGAGAAGTAAGCCAATCGCATACCGTTCATACTCGACCAAAACACAGTCAACAAAAG tgttgAGTGGTGAATATAGCGGTAGTGAGAGTGAATCATTTGATGACACCAACGATGGACGCAGAACAGCAATTAGACAAGAACCACAGGGACAAGAAACACATAAAGACTTCAGCATATCATCACCTTCCGCTTATGATACACTAATAATTCATAATGATGATGGGTCTAGGTTCAGTTCTGGCATACCTAAATATCGTTATGGAAATAGGGAAGAAATAAAAAGTCAAGGACATAAAAATGGTGGACGACAGATCGTTGACATGGGTGTTAGGGAAATAACCAATATACCAGATGATTATCTCAGTCAATCTCAT GTCTTAAAACACCTTGCTAAAGAAGTTAAGGTGGATCCATCGAAACGAGACACTAACTTGTCTCGATGGCATGATACTGACAAGAATATGCGGTTACCAGAGTATCGACCAGTTCCTATTAGAAATCTGGTTAAATCAAAGTCTCAACCAAATTTGGGTACAGGTTTGTTAAAAATTGAACGTTCTGATACGGATCCTATGAGACACACACTAGGAAATACTAG AAAAGATCAAAAAATGTTGTCCATAGTGGACTGTTTGATGATGGAAAACAAAAGTCTGAAAATAGAACTGGAATCGTGCCATCAAAAAGTTGCCAAATCGTACAGG cttGAACAAGAAGTTTCCAAGGTGTATCGTTCTCATCAAGAACTTGTAGAATCAAGTGAACGGCGTGAAAGACTTGAACGAACAGCTCGATTAAAACTTCAAGCAGAAGTTAGGCGTTTACAAGAAGCAAACCGTTCTATAATACGTGATCAATCATTGTCTTCCTCAAACATAGTAGATAGTAATCAAATGGTAAAACGGGAGAACATGATAGCTCAATTGATAACCCAGA ataaagaCTTGTTAGCAGCTAAAGATCGCCAAGAAATTGAATTAGCTGCACAACGTGCTACACTCGAAGAGCAACGCACtcatattgatattttagataCTGCATTAACTAATGCTCAGTCTAATGTTGTTCGCCTAGAAGAAGAATGTCGTAAGAAGCAAGTTCATGTGGAAAGAGTTGCCCAGCTTCAAAGAGCATTGTCTTCTCTTCAATTGGCTAGCGACCGCCGTGAGCAGACTGAGCGTAAACTTCGACTTCAGCTGGAGCGAGAACTGCGGAACGAACGTTCACGCAATAATAACGCTTCTCAAGATGGTTCAGCTG aaaatgaaCCGGGTGAAAGCTTACCTGAACTAAAGCGTATGCTACGGGAAAAAGATGAAAAAATAATGCGACTAGAAGGCGAAGTTGCAAAATGGGAACAACGATATCTAGAAGAAAGTGAATTACGTCAAGCTGCTATAGATGCAGCCAGTGTACCAAA GGATGCAAAAATAGCAGCATTGGAAAAGACAGGTCAAGAAAGTGAAAAACTAATTGCAGAAGCACGATCAGACAAGTTAAAACAAATGGAAGAAGTTCATGCAGCACAAAAAAAAGTCAGCGAATTGGAATCgcg aaTGAAAGAGTTGGAATCTAGATTGGCAGAACGTGATGCAATGATTAGAGTGTTGCAAAAGAAACATAGTTTTGAAAAGGATGTGTCCGGGTCATATCCAAGTATATGTCTCAGTCATCATACTCCACATTCAAGTCTTAATACTACAGACCTAACTTCTGATGACCtcg GTTTTGGCTCAAACAATTCATATACAAGTAGTGTGGACAGTACTTATCATCACCACCATGGTAATAAGTATTCATCTACAAATCAGAGTTTTGACCATAAATCATTAGATGACCAACTAAAAGAATTGGACTCGCAGCTATTGAACAAG aGAGGTCTTTGCTGTTTTCCAGGCTTCTCTCATACGGGCTCTTTGTcgcgaaaaacaaaaacaccCCAACCACTACTGGAGGGTGTAACTGGAAATTTCCTTGGTCACCGGGCTGATGACATCATGCTTTTGGAGAAACAAGGTTTGTGTTCACAAGCACAACGCCAAACACAAGAAAGCCGTTGTGGAAGTTTACCTCCTAGTTCACTTCCTCGGCCAAAACGACACAGGAAATCTAGCAGCAAAGTCGGAGAGTATGGTCGACTCAGCGATTCGGACGTCAAGTCTAAAGATGTGAAAAAGTTAGGTGAATACAGTCATTTCAATGATAGCCGTAAGAATTCTTTGAATTCTCTGGATACATCTAGTGATGCTAGCACAGCTCCAAATACACCTACTGAATGTCCCTCTTCTGTTAAGTTTGAACCATTAGAACGATCACTCAGGCAATCGCCTTTACCACCAGATGGACGTTACCGTAGATCTAGCCGTGAATCAGATGTAATTACCTCTAGAGAATCATCTTGGACTGGGCCTAGGGAGTCTTCATCTAGAAATAGTGTCAACCGAGAATCAAGATCTAGTATTACCAGAGAATCTCCAACTAGAGCAATAATGGTTGGACCTAGAGACTCGCCAGGAAAGAGTATACTTGATCCGCCCAGAGTAATGGCTAGAGAATCTCCAGGCCGTTCGTTTTACAAAGATACACAACGAAGCTTTATCCCACCACctagaaaaattgattttggaaaTTTGGGCACACCGGATTCGAGTAAGATATCAAACATTGAATCCAAATTGAGAATATTCTCTCCGGGGGGGGTTCAAGGAAGAAGAGGATCATTGCAAAGAGATGGGATTTACAAAGGAGACTCAAACAATAAGAATGGTGTCCGGTCACTGCCTACTCCAAACAAATATAGaattcagttttaa
- the LOC132943986 gene encoding uncharacterized protein LOC132943986 isoform X4 produces the protein MLLEKQGLCSQAQRQTQESRCGSLPPSSLPRPKRHRKSSSKVGEYGRLSDSDVKSKDVKKLGEYSHFNDSRKNSLNSLDTSSDASTAPNTPTECPSSVKFEPLERSLRQSPLPPDGRYRRSSRESDVITSRESSWTGPRESSSRNSVNRESRSSITRESPTRAIMVGPRDSPGKSILDPPRVMARESPGRSFYKDTQRSFIPPPRKIDFGNLGTPDSSKISNIESKLRIFSPGGVQGRRGSLQRDGIYKGDSNNKNGVRSLPTPNKYRIQF, from the coding sequence ATGCTTTTGGAGAAACAAGGTTTGTGTTCACAAGCACAACGCCAAACACAAGAAAGCCGTTGTGGAAGTTTACCTCCTAGTTCACTTCCTCGGCCAAAACGACACAGGAAATCTAGCAGCAAAGTCGGAGAGTATGGTCGACTCAGCGATTCGGACGTCAAGTCTAAAGATGTGAAAAAGTTAGGTGAATACAGTCATTTCAATGATAGCCGTAAGAATTCTTTGAATTCTCTGGATACATCTAGTGATGCTAGCACAGCTCCAAATACACCTACTGAATGTCCCTCTTCTGTTAAGTTTGAACCATTAGAACGATCACTCAGGCAATCGCCTTTACCACCAGATGGACGTTACCGTAGATCTAGCCGTGAATCAGATGTAATTACCTCTAGAGAATCATCTTGGACTGGGCCTAGGGAGTCTTCATCTAGAAATAGTGTCAACCGAGAATCAAGATCTAGTATTACCAGAGAATCTCCAACTAGAGCAATAATGGTTGGACCTAGAGACTCGCCAGGAAAGAGTATACTTGATCCGCCCAGAGTAATGGCTAGAGAATCTCCAGGCCGTTCGTTTTACAAAGATACACAACGAAGCTTTATCCCACCACctagaaaaattgattttggaaaTTTGGGCACACCGGATTCGAGTAAGATATCAAACATTGAATCCAAATTGAGAATATTCTCTCCGGGGGGGGTTCAAGGAAGAAGAGGATCATTGCAAAGAGATGGGATTTACAAAGGAGACTCAAACAATAAGAATGGTGTCCGGTCACTGCCTACTCCAAACAAATATAGaattcagttttaa
- the LOC132943986 gene encoding angiomotin isoform X3: MSSPRSKPIAYRSYSTKTQSTKVLSGEYSGSESESFDDTNDGRRTAIRQEPQGQETHKDFSISSPSAYDTLIIHNDDGSRFSSGIPKYRYGNREEIKSQGHKNGGRQIVDMGVREITNIPDDYLSQSHVLKHLAKEVKVDPSKRDTNLSRWHDTDKNMRLPEYRPVPIRNLVKSKSQPNLGTGLLKIERSDTDPMRHTLGNTRKDQKMLSIVDCLMMENKSLKIELESCHQKVAKSYRLEQEVSKVYRSHQELVESSERRERLERTARLKLQAEVRRLQEANRSIIRDQSLSSSNIVDSNQMVKRENMIAQLITQNKDLLAAKDRQEIELAAQRATLEEQRTHIDILDTALTNAQSNVVRLEEECRKKQVHVERVAQLQRALSSLQLASDRREQTERKLRLQLERELRNERSRNNNASQDGSAENEPGESLPELKRMLREKDEKIMRLEGEVAKWEQRYLEESELRQAAIDAASVPKDAKIAALEKTGQESEKLIAEARSDKLKQMEEVHAAQKKVSELESRMKELESRLAERDAMIRVLQKKHSFEKDVSGSYPSICLSHHTPHSSLNTTDLTSDDLGFGSNNSYTSSVDSTYHHHHGNKYSSTNQSFDHKSLDDQLKELDSQLLNKASLIRALCREKQKHPNHYWRV; encoded by the exons ATGAGTTCGCCGAGAAGTAAGCCAATCGCATACCGTTCATACTCGACCAAAACACAGTCAACAAAAG tgttgAGTGGTGAATATAGCGGTAGTGAGAGTGAATCATTTGATGACACCAACGATGGACGCAGAACAGCAATTAGACAAGAACCACAGGGACAAGAAACACATAAAGACTTCAGCATATCATCACCTTCCGCTTATGATACACTAATAATTCATAATGATGATGGGTCTAGGTTCAGTTCTGGCATACCTAAATATCGTTATGGAAATAGGGAAGAAATAAAAAGTCAAGGACATAAAAATGGTGGACGACAGATCGTTGACATGGGTGTTAGGGAAATAACCAATATACCAGATGATTATCTCAGTCAATCTCAT GTCTTAAAACACCTTGCTAAAGAAGTTAAGGTGGATCCATCGAAACGAGACACTAACTTGTCTCGATGGCATGATACTGACAAGAATATGCGGTTACCAGAGTATCGACCAGTTCCTATTAGAAATCTGGTTAAATCAAAGTCTCAACCAAATTTGGGTACAGGTTTGTTAAAAATTGAACGTTCTGATACGGATCCTATGAGACACACACTAGGAAATACTAG AAAAGATCAAAAAATGTTGTCCATAGTGGACTGTTTGATGATGGAAAACAAAAGTCTGAAAATAGAACTGGAATCGTGCCATCAAAAAGTTGCCAAATCGTACAGG cttGAACAAGAAGTTTCCAAGGTGTATCGTTCTCATCAAGAACTTGTAGAATCAAGTGAACGGCGTGAAAGACTTGAACGAACAGCTCGATTAAAACTTCAAGCAGAAGTTAGGCGTTTACAAGAAGCAAACCGTTCTATAATACGTGATCAATCATTGTCTTCCTCAAACATAGTAGATAGTAATCAAATGGTAAAACGGGAGAACATGATAGCTCAATTGATAACCCAGA ataaagaCTTGTTAGCAGCTAAAGATCGCCAAGAAATTGAATTAGCTGCACAACGTGCTACACTCGAAGAGCAACGCACtcatattgatattttagataCTGCATTAACTAATGCTCAGTCTAATGTTGTTCGCCTAGAAGAAGAATGTCGTAAGAAGCAAGTTCATGTGGAAAGAGTTGCCCAGCTTCAAAGAGCATTGTCTTCTCTTCAATTGGCTAGCGACCGCCGTGAGCAGACTGAGCGTAAACTTCGACTTCAGCTGGAGCGAGAACTGCGGAACGAACGTTCACGCAATAATAACGCTTCTCAAGATGGTTCAGCTG aaaatgaaCCGGGTGAAAGCTTACCTGAACTAAAGCGTATGCTACGGGAAAAAGATGAAAAAATAATGCGACTAGAAGGCGAAGTTGCAAAATGGGAACAACGATATCTAGAAGAAAGTGAATTACGTCAAGCTGCTATAGATGCAGCCAGTGTACCAAA GGATGCAAAAATAGCAGCATTGGAAAAGACAGGTCAAGAAAGTGAAAAACTAATTGCAGAAGCACGATCAGACAAGTTAAAACAAATGGAAGAAGTTCATGCAGCACAAAAAAAAGTCAGCGAATTGGAATCgcg aaTGAAAGAGTTGGAATCTAGATTGGCAGAACGTGATGCAATGATTAGAGTGTTGCAAAAGAAACATAGTTTTGAAAAGGATGTGTCCGGGTCATATCCAAGTATATGTCTCAGTCATCATACTCCACATTCAAGTCTTAATACTACAGACCTAACTTCTGATGACCtcg GTTTTGGCTCAAACAATTCATATACAAGTAGTGTGGACAGTACTTATCATCACCACCATGGTAATAAGTATTCATCTACAAATCAGAGTTTTGACCATAAATCATTAGATGACCAACTAAAAGAATTGGACTCGCAGCTATTGAACAAG GCTTCTCTCATACGGGCTCTTTGTcgcgaaaaacaaaaacaccCCAACCACTACTGGAGGGTGTAA
- the LOC132943986 gene encoding angiomotin isoform X2, protein MSSPRSKPIAYRSYSTKTQSTKVLSGEYSGSESESFDDTNDGRRTAIRQEPQGQETHKDFSISSPSAYDTLIIHNDDGSRFSSGIPKYRYGNREEIKSQGHKNGGRQIVDMGVREITNIPDDYLSQSHVLKHLAKEVKVDPSKRDTNLSRWHDTDKNMRLPEYRPVPIRNLVKSKSQPNLGTGLLKIERSDTDPMRHTLGNTRKDQKMLSIVDCLMMENKSLKIELESCHQKVAKSYRLEQEVSKVYRSHQELVESSERRERLERTARLKLQAEVRRLQEANRSIIRDQSLSSSNIVDSNQMVKRENMIAQLITQNKDLLAAKDRQEIELAAQRATLEEQRTHIDILDTALTNAQSNVVRLEEECRKKQVHVERVAQLQRALSSLQLASDRREQTERKLRLQLERELRNERSRNNNASQDGSAENEPGESLPELKRMLREKDEKIMRLEGEVAKWEQRYLEESELRQAAIDAASVPKDAKIAALEKTGQESEKLIAEARSDKLKQMEEVHAAQKKVSELESRMKELESRLAERDAMIRVLQKKHSFEKDVSGSYPSICLSHHTPHSSLNTTDLTSDDLGFGSNNSYTSSVDSTYHHHHGNKYSSTNQSFDHKSLDDQLKELDSQLLNKVNNTVAESSYTDSVSDVIYLF, encoded by the exons ATGAGTTCGCCGAGAAGTAAGCCAATCGCATACCGTTCATACTCGACCAAAACACAGTCAACAAAAG tgttgAGTGGTGAATATAGCGGTAGTGAGAGTGAATCATTTGATGACACCAACGATGGACGCAGAACAGCAATTAGACAAGAACCACAGGGACAAGAAACACATAAAGACTTCAGCATATCATCACCTTCCGCTTATGATACACTAATAATTCATAATGATGATGGGTCTAGGTTCAGTTCTGGCATACCTAAATATCGTTATGGAAATAGGGAAGAAATAAAAAGTCAAGGACATAAAAATGGTGGACGACAGATCGTTGACATGGGTGTTAGGGAAATAACCAATATACCAGATGATTATCTCAGTCAATCTCAT GTCTTAAAACACCTTGCTAAAGAAGTTAAGGTGGATCCATCGAAACGAGACACTAACTTGTCTCGATGGCATGATACTGACAAGAATATGCGGTTACCAGAGTATCGACCAGTTCCTATTAGAAATCTGGTTAAATCAAAGTCTCAACCAAATTTGGGTACAGGTTTGTTAAAAATTGAACGTTCTGATACGGATCCTATGAGACACACACTAGGAAATACTAG AAAAGATCAAAAAATGTTGTCCATAGTGGACTGTTTGATGATGGAAAACAAAAGTCTGAAAATAGAACTGGAATCGTGCCATCAAAAAGTTGCCAAATCGTACAGG cttGAACAAGAAGTTTCCAAGGTGTATCGTTCTCATCAAGAACTTGTAGAATCAAGTGAACGGCGTGAAAGACTTGAACGAACAGCTCGATTAAAACTTCAAGCAGAAGTTAGGCGTTTACAAGAAGCAAACCGTTCTATAATACGTGATCAATCATTGTCTTCCTCAAACATAGTAGATAGTAATCAAATGGTAAAACGGGAGAACATGATAGCTCAATTGATAACCCAGA ataaagaCTTGTTAGCAGCTAAAGATCGCCAAGAAATTGAATTAGCTGCACAACGTGCTACACTCGAAGAGCAACGCACtcatattgatattttagataCTGCATTAACTAATGCTCAGTCTAATGTTGTTCGCCTAGAAGAAGAATGTCGTAAGAAGCAAGTTCATGTGGAAAGAGTTGCCCAGCTTCAAAGAGCATTGTCTTCTCTTCAATTGGCTAGCGACCGCCGTGAGCAGACTGAGCGTAAACTTCGACTTCAGCTGGAGCGAGAACTGCGGAACGAACGTTCACGCAATAATAACGCTTCTCAAGATGGTTCAGCTG aaaatgaaCCGGGTGAAAGCTTACCTGAACTAAAGCGTATGCTACGGGAAAAAGATGAAAAAATAATGCGACTAGAAGGCGAAGTTGCAAAATGGGAACAACGATATCTAGAAGAAAGTGAATTACGTCAAGCTGCTATAGATGCAGCCAGTGTACCAAA GGATGCAAAAATAGCAGCATTGGAAAAGACAGGTCAAGAAAGTGAAAAACTAATTGCAGAAGCACGATCAGACAAGTTAAAACAAATGGAAGAAGTTCATGCAGCACAAAAAAAAGTCAGCGAATTGGAATCgcg aaTGAAAGAGTTGGAATCTAGATTGGCAGAACGTGATGCAATGATTAGAGTGTTGCAAAAGAAACATAGTTTTGAAAAGGATGTGTCCGGGTCATATCCAAGTATATGTCTCAGTCATCATACTCCACATTCAAGTCTTAATACTACAGACCTAACTTCTGATGACCtcg GTTTTGGCTCAAACAATTCATATACAAGTAGTGTGGACAGTACTTATCATCACCACCATGGTAATAAGTATTCATCTACAAATCAGAGTTTTGACCATAAATCATTAGATGACCAACTAAAAGAATTGGACTCGCAGCTATTGAACAAGGTAAACAACACTGTTGCAGAATCATCTTACACTGATTCAGTTTCTGATGTTATCTATTTGTTTTGA
- the LOC132943986 gene encoding autophagy-related protein 101 isoform X5, with the protein MNARSHCLELSVEGFQVDEAVSCLFHTVLLHRSLGKFCFAPDGTYTMGTVGLQDVDCDFIDFTYICCSSPHLDRKLRNDISEFSECLRRDNHTFGQITLEFFQKKKARWPFQPECTPWEVWNVRVDLLKICNETNRQISKEKISDSLSEKIIYIAEIMNRHEYLPSIPPQSELDLVFDTSFADIQPYLFKTNYLTSGASSPSVGSAVQKLIRDTLSLS; encoded by the coding sequence ATGAATGCACGTTCCCACTGCCTTGAGTTAAGCGTTGAAGGTTTTCAAGTCGATGAAGCTGTCTCCTGTCTTTTTCATACTGTACTTCTACATCGATCGCTTGGAAAATTTTGTTTTGCCCCTGATGGCACATACACTATGGGCACTGTAGGCTTACAAGATGTTGACTGTGATTTCATTGACTTTACATATATATGTTGTTCATCACCACATTTAGATCGTAAACTTCGAAATGACATTTCAGAATTTTCTGAATGTCTCAGGCGTGATAATCACACATTTGGACAAATCACATTGgagttttttcaaaaaaaaaaagctaggTGGCCATTCCAACCAGAGTGTACACCTTGGGAAGTGTGGAACGTGCGCGTTGATTTGCTGAAAATTTGTAATGAAACTAATAGACAAATATCCAAGGAAAAAATAAGTGACTCtttaagtgaaaaaataatttatatagcagAAATAATGAACAGGCATGAGTATTTGCCAAGTATACCACCACAGTCTGAATTGGATTTAGTGTTTGACACATCATTTGCTGATATTCAACCATACTTATTTAAGACAAATTATCTAACTAGTGGCGCAAGTAGTCCATCAGTTGGATCAGCTGTTCAAAAACTTATACGAGATACATTGTCATTATCGTAa